The Clostridiales bacterium nucleotide sequence CCCCGATCTTTTGCTTTGCATCTGCCAGTTCCTTATGGGTCTCCGCCTTTTTATCGTTGTATTCCTGTCGCTTTTTCGCAAGTTCTTTTTCACCATCTGCGATCTTGGCAGCGGCATTATCAAGCTCTGCTTTGACAGCGGCTATTCTCGTTTCCGCTTCTGACTTTTGGACGTTATATTCCTTGAGGCCCTTTTGATAAGCCCCTTTTGCCGAAGTCAATTTGTTTTTTGCATCAGAAAGCTGTTTCCCTGCACTTTCAAGTTCCGCGTTCTTTGCTGAATATTCCGCTTCACTGCTGTCAAGCATTTGTTTGGCAGCCGCAAGCTGTGCTTCACCATTTGTTATTTTTGAGGCAGCCGCATTGTATTCCGCCCATTTGCCAGCAAGAATACCTTTCATCGATACAAGTTCAGCAAGCTTGCTATACTGAGCCTGAGCTGTGTCGAGCTGCGCTTTTACCGCGCCTATCTGCGCAATCTGTCCGGCGGCCTGTTCCTCGGTAAGACCGGCGGATTGCAATGCCGCCTTATATCGCTCATCCAGCTCATTGTATTCCGGTGTTCCCTTGGCAGCATCTCTTGCCGCTTTCAGTGCCGCAAGCTTAGAGAGCGCATCATATTTGGATTTCAAATTATCAAGCTGTGCTTTCATTGAGGGGAGCGCAGATTCTATTTGCTCCATTGTCATACCTGTGTCTCTTTCGGCAGTTGTTGCAGCCGCGTCATATTGTGCCTGGGCTGCATCAAGTGTTTTCTTGTTCTCTGCAAGAGCAGCTTTTCCCTTCGCAAGTTCAGCAATTTTCTTATTGTAGTCAGTCCAGCCGTTATCAATCTTCCCTCTGGCAGCCCTCAATTCAGACTCCGCCGAGGCAAATTCATGTTGCTTGTCTGCAAGCTTTTTTTCTCCATCAGCAATATTTGCCGCTGCACCATCAAGCTGCGCTTTGGCATCGGCTAATCTTCGATCAGCATCGGCTTTCTGCCTATTGTATTCGGCCAGCCCATCGGCATATTTCTTCTTTGCATCTTCAATTTCTTTTGCACCCTTATCAAGCTGTGATTTTGCATCTGCCAATTTTTTGTCCGCATCTTTTTGGGCGTTATCATATTTTCCCTTTGCTTCGGTTAAATCCGATTTAAACCGATCATGCTGAAGAGTCTGGCGTCTTTCGGCAAGTGTTTTAAGCCGCCCTACCACTGCGTCTGTACAATTGAAGTATCTGTCCTCAAAAGCGTTCAGCTCCTTTGCCCCTTTTACGGTCACATACATGTCAGTATAATCATCTACAATAAAATTTTTATGTGATACGTATAGGACGTAATCGATCGTTCCGCTGCCGACAGAGGTATTACCTTGCATAAAGGACAAGTAATATGGCGATTCCGCGATGCCTACAATGGTATATTTCAGCCGGCCCAGCGTATTGGAAACGGCATCATTTGAACTTTTGTCCAGTGAAACCGTGCTACCGAGTACGATATTTTTCAATCCTATCGACGGACGTATGATTATTGCCTCTCCATCCTTTTCCGGCCAGCGTCCGTCTATCATCTTCAGTTGGTTGATATAATCCGGAGCAGAGGTATAGTCTGTTTCGGATAATCCATTTATCCGGAATGCATAATCTTTATCTCCGACCGACCCCGTTGCATCCACCGTATAGCTAGCCATGACTCCTGAAACGCCGTCGGTATTGCGTATCGCTTTTACATCTTCATCGCTAAAACCATACGTAGAAAGCATGCGTATATCCATGACGTTTTCTTTGTCATAGTATTCGTCCCCGGCGCGTTTCATATTTGGTGAAATCGCCGCCAACCCTGCAAATGCGCCTGCACCCAGAAAAGAAATGAGGATAATGGATACAAAACGAGTTAATGTACTTTTGACAATGCGTCTTGAGCTTTTTCGAAACGCTATGCTTTTCATTACCACTCAACCCTTTCCGCAGGCATTGGGTCTGGATTTTCCCGTATTTCCGTGACCGTGCCGTTGCTGATGCGGATTACCCGGTTGCCAATCGCTTCAAAAGCCGAATTATGCGTGATGATGACAACGGTTTTCCCATTGTTGCGGCAGGTGTCCTGCAATAATTTTAAAATATTTTTACCTGTATTATAATCGAGTGCTCCCGTCGGCTCATCGCAAAGAAGCAACTTCGGATTTTTAGCAAGTGCACGTGCAATGGCAACTCGCTGCTGTTCGCCGCCTGAAAGCTGGGATGGGAAATTATGCATTCTCTCTTTAAGTCCGACATCGATAAGGCAGTTTTTTGCATCAAGAGGATCTTTGCATATTTGTGAAGCAAGCTCGACATTCTCCAAAGCCGTCAAATTCTGTACCAAATTATAAAACTGAAATACAAATCCTATATCTTCACGGCGGTACTGTATCAGTTGATTACGGTTATATTTACTGATCTCTGAACCATCCAGGCATATATCGCCCGATGTACAGGTATCCATGCCTCCGAGCATATTCAGAACCGTTGTTTTGCCTGCGCCGGAAGGACCGACGATGATAGCAAGTTCTCCTTTGTTTATCGTAAAATCAACGCCTTTCACCGCTTCAACCTTTACTTCACCGCTTTGGTATACCTTGCGGACATTTTTGAACTCTACAAATGACATAATTATTGTCTCCTTCTACTTATTAGTAACTTTCTATAGCTTCGAGGGAATCAAAAATAGCTCATAAACTATTAATTTGATTCAACTTCAATTCGTAATTTGAAATCAGGCATAAATAGGATTATGTTATTTTGAGCGACGAATAGCATTATGAAAGTTTTGATAAGTTCTTGGCTTTGCTGCCGCAAAAGAATCCTTAGAGCTTTTGATTGTCTGAGTGAAACGAGTTTCAAAAGCTCTTGGATTTTTAAGGCTGCTGGCCTTAGAACTTACAAAACTTGAATCTGTCGAATGAGTGTTCAAAATAACATAGAGCCCATATTACGA carries:
- a CDS encoding ABC transporter permease, with protein sequence MKSIAFRKSSRRIVKSTLTRFVSIILISFLGAGAFAGLAAISPNMKRAGDEYYDKENVMDIRMLSTYGFSDEDVKAIRNTDGVSGVMASYTVDATGSVGDKDYAFRINGLSETDYTSAPDYINQLKMIDGRWPEKDGEAIIIRPSIGLKNIVLGSTVSLDKSSNDAVSNTLGRLKYTIVGIAESPYYLSFMQGNTSVGSGTIDYVLYVSHKNFIVDDYTDMYVTVKGAKELNAFEDRYFNCTDAVVGRLKTLAERRQTLQHDRFKSDLTEAKGKYDNAQKDADKKLADAKSQLDKGAKEIEDAKKKYADGLAEYNRQKADADRRLADAKAQLDGAAANIADGEKKLADKQHEFASAESELRAARGKIDNGWTDYNKKIAELAKGKAALAENKKTLDAAQAQYDAAATTAERDTGMTMEQIESALPSMKAQLDNLKSKYDALSKLAALKAARDAAKGTPEYNELDERYKAALQSAGLTEEQAAGQIAQIGAVKAQLDTAQAQYSKLAELVSMKGILAGKWAEYNAAASKITNGEAQLAAAKQMLDSSEAEYSAKNAELESAGKQLSDAKNKLTSAKGAYQKGLKEYNVQKSEAETRIAAVKAELDNAAAKIADGEKELAKKRQEYNDKKAETHKELADAKQKIGDSESKLSDLGQPKWYVLDRNKNEAFVNYKDSTERMHDLATVFPIVFFLVAALVCLTTMTRMVDEERTLIGTFKALGYPNGKVAGRYLKYAASASLIGSILGIIVGFWLIPTIAWGAYGIAFALPKMTPAFYLGIGFMSVFATVFITTLSTGIAAKNSLRESPADLMRPKAPKSGKRVFLEYVKPVWSRLTFIQKVTVRNLGLNKKRLLMSLVGIIGCTALVVTAFGARNAVKAIMDDQFGDIFHYNVTIDFNGESSAAGLASRLSDKTYFDKSAEVLHGSAEASLKNDDKNTYNIYVISPKKAEGFTDYVTLYDPKTKENIKFTDSSAVITEKLAMNLNVGIGDTIWVKYLDENERHPVKVTGITKNYTFNYVYLGKSAYKDSFGEAPEYNQFFAIMADGHTKDEVKTYLSDVSGVEVITFTDDLMGNIRTSIKSVDNIIWILIISAGLLAFVVLYNLTNINIGERQREIATLKVLGFYDKETYSYIFRETWILSIVGCLAGLLFGIFLYRAVVTTVEPDMLLLDRDLTWQGYLGAAILTMFFTWIVDQCMKPRIKNIDMLESLKSVD
- a CDS encoding ABC transporter ATP-binding protein, whose translation is MMSFVEFKNVRKVYQSGEVKVEAVKGVDFTINKGELAIIVGPSGAGKTTVLNMLGGMDTCTSGDICLDGSEISKYNRNQLIQYRREDIGFVFQFYNLVQNLTALENVELASQICKDPLDAKNCLIDVGLKERMHNFPSQLSGGEQQRVAIARALAKNPKLLLCDEPTGALDYNTGKNILKLLQDTCRNNGKTVVIITHNSAFEAIGNRVIRISNGTVTEIRENPDPMPAERVEW